The window CTTGCCGCCATGATCCGGTTCGAGCGCCTGAATCTGCTGGACCCGTCGTGGCCCGTGAAGGAGCCGGTGGACGCGATCTTCTGCCGCAACGTGATGATCTACTTCGACAAGCCGACGCAGAAGCGGATCCTGGATCGCTTCGAGCCGCTGCTCAAGCCGGGGGGGGTGCTGTTTGCGGGGCATTCGGAGAATGCGTCGCTGGTGAGTCCCGGGTTCAAGGCGATCGGGCAGACGGTCTATGAAGTGAATCGGAAGGGGAGGGCATGAGTACTGTCTTGCTCCTCGGACAAAGCGCAACGTCCCAACAGAAGCGCCGGTGTCCCCGCCTCGAATTTCCCCGGGTCGGGCAAGCGGCAAGACGAGAGGCTCTGCGATGACCGCAGCCGTCCCGGGCTCGATCGCCAGCCACCACTACTTCGACCGCGACTTCGACTGCATGGCCGTCAAGCTGCTTCCCTCGGAGTACTACGTCACTGCCGCCGACACGGTCATGACCACCGTGCTGGGCTCGTGCGTGGCCGCCTGTGTGGTCGACCGCGATGCAGGCGTTTCGGGCATGAACCACTTCATGCTGCCGGAAGACGCGGAGCCGGGGACTCGCGGGCAGTCCGAGTCGATGCGCTACGGCGCCTACGCCATGGACGTGCTGATCCGCGAGCTGTTGCGCGCCGGCGCGCGGCGCGACCGGCTGCAGGCCAAGGTCTTCGGCGGCGCCGCAGTGCTCGCCAACATGACCACGCTGAACATCGGTGACCGCAATGCCGACTTCGTGCTGCGCTACCTGGAGGCTGAGCGCATCACCGTCGCCGCCCAGGACCTGCGCGGCCCGCATGCACGCCGCGTGTGCCTGCTGCCGCGAAGCGGCAAGGCGGTGGTGCGCAAGCTGCGCGCGCAGGTCGACGTGCAGTCCGTGCAGCGCGACGAGGGCGAGCTGCTGCGCAAGCTCGCCGCAGTCGGCAAGAACAAGGGGAGGTGCCTCTCATGAAGAAGATCAAGGTCCTGTGTGTCGACGATTCCGCGCTGATCCGCAGCGTGATGACCGAGCTCATCAACAGCCAGAGCGACATGACGGTGGTGGGCACCGCTGCCGATCCCCTGGTGGCGCGCGACCTCATCAAGCAGACCCACCCCGACGTGCTCACGCTGGACGTCGAGATGCCTCGCATGGATGGGCTCGAGTTCCTCGAGAAGCTGATGCGCTTGCGGCCGATGCCGGTCGTGATGGTGTCGTCGCTCACCGAGCGTGGCTCCGAGATCGCGCTGCGCGCGCTGGAGCTGGGCGCCATCGACTTCGTCACCAAGCCTCGACTGGGCGTGCGCGACGGC is drawn from Variovorax sp. PBS-H4 and contains these coding sequences:
- the cheD gene encoding chemoreceptor glutamine deamidase CheD, yielding MTAAVPGSIASHHYFDRDFDCMAVKLLPSEYYVTAADTVMTTVLGSCVAACVVDRDAGVSGMNHFMLPEDAEPGTRGQSESMRYGAYAMDVLIRELLRAGARRDRLQAKVFGGAAVLANMTTLNIGDRNADFVLRYLEAERITVAAQDLRGPHARRVCLLPRSGKAVVRKLRAQVDVQSVQRDEGELLRKLAAVGKNKGRCLS